The window CTCACCTTTATTTTCCCAGCGGTGACCGATACTCCCATTAGGAGCAGCAAGCTTTCCTGACTTTTTGTCATAAAAAACGGTTTTCCAATCGTTATACTCCAGATCCATTCCAATATCACTTGCCCGCAGGAACCGGCCAGCTGTATAGAGCTCTCCATCCTTTTGTAATGTAATTAAGTATGGGAGGTCTGTATATTGTTTGACATACTCCTCGAAAAATGGTGTTTGCTGATCAACATAAAATTCCTTCAAAATGACATGGGTCATGCCCATTGCCAGAGCTCCATCCATGCCAGCTTGAACCGGTAGCCATTGATCCGCGAATTTAACATATTCAGCATAATCCGGTGCAACACAGACGACCTTCGTCCCTTTATAGCGAACCTCTGTCAGGAAATGGGCATCCGGTGTACGAGTTTGTGGAACGTTTGACCCCCATACAAGTAAATAGGAGGAGTTATACCAATCAGATGTCTCAGGGACATCGGTCTGTTCTCCCCAGACCTGTGGGGAAGATGGCGGTAAATCAGCGTACCAATCATAGAAACTTAGCATGGTTCCGCCGAGTAAATTAATAAACCTCGATCCACTCGCATGGCTTACCATCGACATAGCTGGAATTGGCGAAAAACCAGCAATCCGGTCGGGTCCATATTCCTGAAGGGTATAGATTAATTGTGCACAAATCAGCTCATATACCTCATCCCATGAAGAACGAACTAGACCACCCTTTCCTCTGGCGCTTTTATAAGACCTTCTTTTTTCTGGGTCGTCCATGATAGATTTCCAGGCCTGGACAGGATCATTTATTTGATTCCGTGCTTCCTTCCAGAGTTTAATTAAATCTCCCCTGATATACGGGTATCTAACACGCAAAGGACTATATGTATACCAAGAGAATGTGGCACCCCGTTGACAGCCACGCGGCTCGTACTCCGGCATATCGGGACCTGTTGTGGGATAATCCGTTTGCTGCGTTTCCCATGTGATGATGCCATCCTTCACATGGATTTTCCAGCTACAAGATCCCGTACAGTTAACCCCATGCGTGGAGCGAACTACTTTATCATGCTGCCACCGATCACGGTAGTATTTTTCAGTATCACGATCAGCTCCCTGAAGAGCACTGTGCTCCGATAAATCCTGCGTTTTGCCAAAATACGTTAGCTTCTTCAGTAGCGGCGAGATTTTTTTTCGCATCATTTTGCTCCCTTCTTGGTGGATTTTTCCTATCCTTGCTTATCTTTCACGGTTTGTTATTTATTATGTAATCTGATTGAGAAAAAATGTCAGATACTATGGTTGGCTAAAAAAAAAAGCCCCCTTTCATAAGGAGGAGCTTTTAGTGACTTAGACTATTTATTTAGGTTAGGTGTGACAACAAATTCAAGTGGTTCATTTCGCAAAAATTGGGAAATGTTTTGAATGGTTAGGTTTCCAATTCTTTGAATTGATTCATAGGTAGAGCCGCCAACATGGGAAGTAGCAATCACATTTGGCAGCATAGCTAATTCATTTTGCGGCGGTTCCATTTCAAACACATCTAATGCAGCACCTTTAATTCTCTTCTGCTTCAAGGCTTCAATGAGGTCTTGCTCATGAATCAAGCCACCTCGTGAAATATTGATGAGAAAAGCCGCTGGTTTCATTCGATTCAACAATGCTTTGTTCACCATCCTGCGATTATGCTTCGTTAATGAGGTACTAACAATGATAAAATCAGATGCTGCAAACAACTCTTCTTTCTCAACAAAAGTAACATTCCATTTATCTGCCGTACCATAATCCTTGTAATTTCCCGATGCCAGTGTAGTCATATTGAAGCCATAGGCTCGCTTAGCAATGGCTTTTCCAATGGAGCCAAACCCCAGGATGCCAAGCTGTTTACCATAAATTTCATGACCAACGGAAAGTTCCCATTGATTGGTTTTAATTTCTTTATCCTTTTGCGGGATGCTTCTAGAAGCGGACAAAAGCAAGCCGAAGGCATGATCGGCAACAGATTCTGCATTAAGTCCAGGTGCATTTGTGACGGGAATCCCCTTTTGATCGGCATAATGAACATCGATATTATCATAGCCGGCACCAAACTTAATAATATATTTTAAACGAGGTGCCGCATCTATGACTTCCTGGTCAATCTTTACAATGGCAACAACAATGATGTCAACATCCTTTACTTCCTGAAGGAGATCCTCCTTCTTAATTCCATTGTCCGTGTATAATACCTTAACCTCATCTGCTAATCCCTTTGCGTCCCTAATTAGCTTTGGATATGCATCAACAAATGGGTCACGGATCATAAATAATATTTTCATAGTTCCCTCCCACTACATACTTACAACATAGTTTCATTGTAACCTAGTAATAAGCTTTTCGCTTTTTTTTATGCTTATGATCCCTTTTTAATAAAGATATAGTTATTATCGAATCTTCATTGCAACTTCGTTTGATTTTCGATAATTTAATAGTATAACCTAAATGGAAGCTGATAGATAGGAAGGGTATTTATGGTGGATTATAATGGAGAAACAAACAGATACAATCCTCCTGGAGAGATTGAAGGAGCTAAAAGAACCTTTTAAACAGGATGTACATCAAACAATAGCTACAATCGAAAAAAATAGAGAAATCATTGCGCTGAACCAGGAGCTTTATTTTAATCATAAGAAAGATGAGAGAGATAGAAAGCATTATTACCGCTCGTTATCAAATAAGAAAACTTATTTGTTTTCCAGCTATCATGAATTATTAAAGAAAACACATAAGCAAAAACTCCCTTATTTTATTAGTAAGGATCAATACCTATATTCATGGGTCGATATGCATCCTGACGGTACGATAAAAAGCATTTATTCAGGCTTGAATCAGGATCCTAAAAAGCTGTTACAGGAAGACTTTTTAACCATTCAGAAAAAATATTGGAAATTTCAAGAACTGCTTGAAACTCCAAAAGATGTATCAGCTCTTCGACATGAAAAGATTCCAAAGATTGATTATGAATTAAAATTTAATACCGAGCATATTGTACCGCAATCATGGTACGGAGCGGAGGATCCGATGAAGGGAGATTTGCATCATTTATTTGCCTGTCAGCCGGAGTGTAAT of the Bacillus tuaregi genome contains:
- a CDS encoding endonuclease I family protein, which gives rise to MEKQTDTILLERLKELKEPFKQDVHQTIATIEKNREIIALNQELYFNHKKDERDRKHYYRSLSNKKTYLFSSYHELLKKTHKQKLPYFISKDQYLYSWVDMHPDGTIKSIYSGLNQDPKKLLQEDFLTIQKKYWKFQELLETPKDVSALRHEKIPKIDYELKFNTEHIVPQSWYGAEDPMKGDLHHLFACQPECNIKRSNFPYDDFSFYIPESPQEKIKNQCGVTMNNRFEPEYGKGTVARAIMYFLVRYPRAIKKSFLRTIDISLMIRWHQQFEVTAYEKHRNQAIYTIQGNRNPFIDFPELAESMNFQITASKHKRM
- a CDS encoding phosphoglycerate dehydrogenase, with product MKILFMIRDPFVDAYPKLIRDAKGLADEVKVLYTDNGIKKEDLLQEVKDVDIIVVAIVKIDQEVIDAAPRLKYIIKFGAGYDNIDVHYADQKGIPVTNAPGLNAESVADHAFGLLLSASRSIPQKDKEIKTNQWELSVGHEIYGKQLGILGFGSIGKAIAKRAYGFNMTTLASGNYKDYGTADKWNVTFVEKEELFAASDFIIVSTSLTKHNRRMVNKALLNRMKPAAFLINISRGGLIHEQDLIEALKQKRIKGAALDVFEMEPPQNELAMLPNVIATSHVGGSTYESIQRIGNLTIQNISQFLRNEPLEFVVTPNLNK